In Nostoc sp. CENA543, a single genomic region encodes these proteins:
- a CDS encoding class I SAM-dependent methyltransferase: MSQLFPGEVFANTADFDHGIRQLLPRYDEMLDVITRCLPTTSRYILELGCGTGEVSLKILERCPDAHIVALDYSPRMLQFAQDKIAAAGYAPRWTGIQADFGDWAIHPEKFNIGSEFDACVSSLAIHHLQDEMKLQVFQQISASLGQNGCFWNADPILPESPALAEIYQAAREEWTRQQGTDLAAIRAKVGTSNQQGYSSQDQLATLATHLQMLTQAGFKTVAVPWKYYGLAVFGGWL; this comes from the coding sequence ATGTCACAACTATTTCCGGGAGAAGTGTTTGCCAACACTGCCGATTTTGATCACGGTATTCGTCAGTTACTACCACGATATGACGAAATGCTCGATGTCATTACTCGTTGTCTACCTACTACTAGTCGTTACATTTTAGAATTAGGCTGTGGTACGGGTGAAGTCAGTCTCAAGATACTCGAACGCTGTCCAGATGCACACATCGTTGCTTTAGATTATTCACCCCGAATGCTACAGTTTGCTCAGGACAAAATCGCCGCAGCTGGTTATGCACCCAGATGGACGGGAATACAAGCTGATTTTGGTGATTGGGCGATTCATCCAGAAAAATTTAATATTGGCAGTGAATTTGATGCTTGTGTTTCATCCTTAGCGATTCACCACCTCCAGGATGAGATGAAATTGCAAGTATTCCAGCAAATTTCCGCCAGCCTAGGCCAAAACGGTTGTTTTTGGAATGCTGACCCCATATTACCAGAGTCTCCCGCCCTGGCGGAAATTTATCAAGCTGCCCGTGAGGAATGGACTAGACAACAAGGAACTGATTTAGCCGCGATTAGGGCTAAAGTAGGCACTAGCAACCAGCAAGGATACTCTAGCCAAGACCAACTCGCAACTTTAGCGACTCACTTGCAAATGCTAACTCAAGCGGGATTTAAAACTGTTGCAGTCCCTTGGAAGTATTACGGTTTAGCTGTTTTTGGTGGTTGGCTTTAG
- a CDS encoding M4 family metallopeptidase has protein sequence MARKHNKLTTDNCDHSLNSRCPICCVLPPHILENVAVNGNDLQRRWAFHTLNLSAQLRGRRDIAGNIFLAPSPGQKQRTVYDAKNGYQLPGVIAWNEGDPPSNDEAVNEAVNAAGATYDLFYEIFERNSIDDKGLRLDSTVHYGVKYENAFWNGDQMVYGDGDGELFNRFTKCIDVIAHELTHGVTQYEAGLQYYGESGALNESFSDVFGALVKQRFKNQTAEEADWIIGEGLLMPKVKGIGIRSMKEPGTAYDDPVLGKDPQPGHVKDQYFGWSDNGGVHINSGIPNRAFYLAATAIGGYAWEKAGKIWYIALRDRLRSKANFQQAADITVQIAKELYGEGSTEHQAVNQAWQEVGVFS, from the coding sequence ATGGCTAGAAAACACAATAAATTAACTACTGATAATTGTGATCATTCACTCAATAGTAGATGTCCAATATGTTGTGTACTTCCACCACATATATTAGAAAATGTGGCGGTAAATGGTAATGATTTACAACGACGTTGGGCTTTTCATACGTTAAATCTTTCTGCTCAACTGCGTGGGCGTAGAGATATTGCTGGGAATATCTTTTTAGCTCCTTCACCTGGACAAAAACAACGCACAGTTTATGATGCGAAAAATGGCTATCAACTACCAGGAGTTATAGCTTGGAATGAAGGTGATCCCCCAAGCAATGATGAAGCAGTTAATGAAGCTGTGAATGCGGCTGGTGCTACTTATGATTTGTTTTATGAGATATTTGAACGCAATTCAATTGATGATAAAGGACTGCGTTTAGACTCAACTGTGCATTATGGCGTGAAATATGAAAACGCCTTTTGGAATGGTGATCAAATGGTTTATGGTGATGGTGATGGTGAACTATTTAATCGCTTTACTAAATGTATTGATGTGATTGCCCATGAATTAACTCATGGTGTGACTCAATATGAAGCGGGGTTGCAATATTATGGGGAATCAGGCGCATTGAATGAGTCATTTTCTGATGTTTTTGGTGCCTTGGTTAAACAAAGATTCAAAAATCAAACAGCAGAAGAGGCGGACTGGATTATCGGTGAAGGGTTACTGATGCCTAAAGTTAAAGGGATTGGCATTCGTTCTATGAAAGAACCAGGAACAGCGTATGATGACCCCGTATTAGGTAAAGACCCCCAACCAGGTCATGTGAAAGACCAATATTTCGGTTGGTCTGATAATGGTGGTGTACATATTAATTCCGGTATTCCGAACCGTGCTTTTTATCTAGCAGCTACGGCTATTGGTGGTTATGCTTGGGAAAAAGCGGGTAAAATTTGGTATATTGCTTTACGCGATCGCCTGCGTTCTAAAGCCAATTTTCAACAAGCTGCCGATATTACCGTGCAGATAGCGAAGGAACTCTACGGAGAAGGTAGTACAGAACATCAAGCCGTAAATCAAGCTTGGCAAGAGGTAGGGGTTTTTTCGTAG
- a CDS encoding MarC family protein — MTLDTSILIQTFLAVFVLADAVGNVPVVLALTQGITPEERNKIIDKAIVIAIAVLLVFAFAGQYILTYLEISMGSLRVAGGLLLLLIALQMLRGELDTPVNEPGQGRDVSITPLALPLLAGPGTLTTVMLFMSKSQSPHLAVVLGILGAMLISWLILRLANQIDKLIGVAGAVIVTQLLGFLLAALAVEIGSTGIRELFLR; from the coding sequence ATGACCCTCGATACTTCTATTCTCATTCAAACTTTTCTTGCTGTGTTTGTGTTGGCAGATGCTGTAGGCAATGTGCCAGTGGTTTTGGCTTTAACTCAGGGTATAACACCGGAGGAAAGAAATAAAATCATTGATAAGGCCATTGTAATCGCGATCGCGGTCTTACTGGTATTTGCCTTTGCTGGTCAATATATCCTGACTTACTTAGAAATCAGTATGGGTTCTTTACGGGTGGCTGGGGGATTATTGCTGCTGTTAATCGCGTTGCAAATGCTACGCGGAGAACTAGATACACCCGTTAATGAACCAGGACAAGGCCGTGATGTCTCAATTACCCCGTTGGCTTTACCCTTGTTGGCGGGGCCGGGTACACTCACAACGGTGATGCTATTCATGTCTAAATCCCAGAGTCCACATCTAGCAGTTGTGTTGGGTATTTTGGGGGCGATGCTGATATCTTGGTTGATTTTGCGTTTAGCTAATCAGATTGACAAATTGATTGGTGTGGCTGGTGCGGTGATTGTCACGCAACTATTAGGTTTTCTGCTGGCGGCCTTAGCGGTGGAGATTGGTAGCACGGGCATTCGGGAGTTGTTTTTGCGGTAG